GTAAAGGATATTGTATGACTACTCCTCTGAATCAGGCACTTATTAATTTTATTTATACTTCCCCCACGCCTTTCCATGCTGTTGCTAATATGGTTAGCTTATTAGAAGCAGCAGGCTATCAGCATTTATTTGAGCGTGCTAATTGGTCTATTCGTGAAGGTGGGCGGTATTATATAGTGCGTAATGATTCTTCTATTATTGCCTTTAAACTAGGTAAGAATAAATTAGAAGACTCAGGTTTTAGAATGGTAGGTGCTCATACAGATAGCCCTTGCTTACAAGTAAAACCACAACCAGAATTAAATAAAAGTGGATGCTGGCAGTTAGGGGTAGCGGTGTATGGTGGTGCATTATTAGCACCTTGGTTTGATCGAGATCTTTCTTTGGCGGGGCGTGTTACTTTTACCCATCAAGGGCAATTACAAAGTCGTTTAATCAATATTGATCGTCCTATTGCAGTTATTCCTAATTTAGCGATTCATTTAAATCGTGAGGCTAATAAGGGCTGGGCGATTAATCAACAAACAGAATTACCACCTGTAGTTTGTTGTGAAGATACTGAGAAGCCTTTTGATTTAAGAGAGTTATTAGCTAAACAGTTATTGACTGAACATGGTTTACAAGAGGTTGAGCTATTAGATTATGAGCTGAGTTTTTATGATAACCAAAAAGGTAGCATTATAGGTGTTAATGAGGATTTTATTAGCAGTGCACGACTAGATAATTTACTTTCTTGTTATGCAGGGTTAGAAGCGTTATTACACTCCAATGAGGACCAAAATTGTTTATTAATATGTACCGACCATGAAGAAGTAGGTTCTTGTTCAGCTTGTGGCGCAGATGGCCCATTTCTAGAACAAGTATTGTCTAGATTAATGCCTGACCCTATGATACGTAACCGCTGTATTCAAAACTCACTATTGATTTCGGCTGATAATGCTCATGCACAACACCCAAATTACCCTCAAAAACATGATGAGCAACATGCTCCTAAAATTAATGGTGGGCCTGTTATAAAAATTAATACTAATCAACGCTATGCAACCAATAGTGAAACAGCAAGTTTCTTCCGTCATTTATGCAATAGTAATGAAATACCAGTACAAACCTTTGTAACGCGTAGTGATATGGGATGTGGCTCCACAATAGGACCGATTACGGCAGGGAAGATAGGTATTAAAACAGTTGATATAGGTATTCCTACTTGGGCTATGCATTCTATTAGAGAGACTGCAGGTGCTAAAGATTTATTCTATTTAATTAGAGCATTAAGAGTTTTTTATAAAACAGCAACTTTGTTTTAATAATAGATATGTTATCGATACAAAAAAGTGAGTTAATCGCTACTTATAATTATAAGATCGATGGTTTAGATGAGTCTTTAAACTATCGATTAGAAATTTATAAAACCTCAAATGCATATAAGGGATTAGTATTTAGATTAGATATGTATAATCTAATGGCTTCATTTCCAAGAACTGAACAAGATAATCCTTATATAAATGCAGATGTATCAATGTTTATAGCAGATGATTATTTTTATAATGATGAGCAGTTAACCAGAACAACACAAGAAGAAGTTATTGCTATTTTTGAAGAAAAGTTAAAATTACTTTTTAATACAAGTATGTCTTTATCATAATTATAATAATATCTCATATTTTCTAGCATCTATTTCATAGGGTGATTCAAAATAACCATGCTCTACAATAGATACTAAATAACCTTTAAGAAAAGCAGCTACTGAACCTTCTTGCTCATATTGATAAACATGTCTGCATTCATGAGATAAAAGTCTTCTAGATAACAAGCCTTTTTTAATTAAAATACCATAACCTAATGTTAAGCCAGCAGTATTTTTTCCTAGTAAGCCAAGTGTAGTAGCAGCATCTTGTAAAACTGGATCTTCAGGCAATGGAAAACTCTCTAATTCTAATAAGTGGATTTTTTCTGGTTGAATAACTCCAACTGCTTTTGCATCAGCTTGTTGAGCATTATTAAGAGCAATACCATGTTTAATAATTTGTGCTTCAATATCTTCAGCCCATTTAATAGCTTTAGGTAATAGATTAGGTAGTTCGACTTTTAATAGATTGATATCCATATTACTTGTTACATTGAATTATTTAAACCAAGCTAATTTATCCCTTAATTTTACTACATCACCCACAATAATAAGAGTAGGTGCATGTACCTGCTGGTCAGCAATTTGCTTTGGTAGGGTTGCTAATGTGCCTGTAAATACTCGTTGTGCCTCAGTTGTGCCTTGCTCTACTAAGGCAATGGGTGCATCTGCTGATTGACCGTGGTTAATCAGTTGTTGGCAAATGGTAGCAAGTCCCACTAATCCCATATAAAACACAACCGTTTGTTCTTTTGCTACCAATTCTTGCCAAGGTAGATCAATGGTATTGTCTTTTAAGTGACCTGTTACAAAACGCACTGATTGTGCATAGTCACGATGGGTAAGGGGAATACCTGCATAGGCGGCACAACCACTGGCGGCAGTAATACCTGGCACTACTTGAAAGGGGATATTATTGTCAGCTAAGGTCTCTATTTCTTCACCACCACGCCCAAAAATAAATGGGTCGCCACCTTTTAGACGGACAACACGTTTACCTTGCTTAGCAAGATCTACTAGCAGTTGATTGATATCTTCTTGCGGTACGCTATGGTTGCTACGTTGTTTACCTACATAAATACGATCAGCATCACGACGACATAAGTCTATGATAGTTGGTGAAACTAAACGATCATATAAAACTACATCAGCTTGTTGCATTAAACGTAGTGCACGAAAAGTTAGTAGGTCAGGATCACCAGGGCCAGCGCCAATTAAATAAACTTCACCTTGAGATGCCTGGTCTTTAGTATTGTCTAAAAGTTGCTGTAGCTGTTGTTCAGCTTGTTGCTCTCTACCTGCTAGCACTTGTTCGGCTATAGGACTTTGTAATACCTTTTCCCAAAAAATACGACGTTGTTCGGAATGGCTAAAATGCTGTTTAACTTTCTCTCTAAATTTTTCAGCTAATTTAGCTAGTTTGGCGTAACTACTTGGTAATAGTGTTTCTAATTTAGCCCGTAATAGACGAGTTAATACAGGAGAACTACCACTGCTAGATACGGCAACAATAATAGGGGAGCGATCAACAATAGCAGGAAAGATAACTGTACTTAATATTGGATTATCAACCACATTAACAGGGATATTAAGTGTTTGAGCATCGCTAGAAACCTGTTGATTAATAGCTGTATCATCTGTAGCAGCTACCACTAATACATGTTCTTTAATATCTGTAGTTTGATAGTCATGTAATGTATAACTACCATGATGCTGTTCAATAAGTGATATAAGCTCATTATTAATAGTAGGGGCGATAACCTGTAAATTAGCGCCACTAGCCAGCAATAATCTAGCCTTACGTAGAGCTATATTACCACCACCTACTAATAAAACTTTACGTCCTTGTAAATTATGGAAAAGAGGTAAGAAATCCATAAAAATTAATTGATTACCTCAATACCACCCATATAGGCTCTTAATACTTCAGGAACTACAATAGAGCCATCAGCTTGTTGGTAATTCTCTAATACCGCTACTAAAGTACGACCTACTGCTAAACCTGAACCGTTAAGGGTATGTACTAATTCTGGTTTATTAGTTTCTGGGTTACGATAACGTGCTAACATACGACGCGCTTGGAAATCACCGCAGTTAGAACATGAAGAAATCTCACGGTATTTATCTTGGCTAGGGACCCATACTTCAATATCATAGGTTTTTACTGCGCCAAAGCCCATATCACCTGTACATAAAGTAATAACACGATAAGGTAGTTCTAATAACTGTAATACTTTTTCAGCATTAGCGGTTAATTCTTCTAATGCTTGCATAGAAGTTGCAGGTTCAACAATACGCACCATTTCTACTTTATCAAATTGGTGTTGGCGAATCATGCCACGGGTATCTTTACCTGATGCGCCTGCTTCACTACGGAAACAAGGAGAGTGTGCCACTAATTTAATAGGTAGCTGTTTAGCGTCTAAAATTTCTCCTGCCACTAAATTAGTTAAAGGAACTTCAGCCGTAGGAATCATATATAGGTCAGCTGCATCTTCACGAGGTAATTTAAATAAATCTTCTTCAAATTTAGGTAATTGACCTGTTCCTTGTAAAGCAGTTGCTTGTACTAAATAAGGTGTATAAGCTTCTTCATAACCATGTTCAGAGGTATGTAGATTAATCATAAATTGAGC
This portion of the Entomomonas sp. E2T0 genome encodes:
- a CDS encoding M18 family aminopeptidase — translated: MTTPLNQALINFIYTSPTPFHAVANMVSLLEAAGYQHLFERANWSIREGGRYYIVRNDSSIIAFKLGKNKLEDSGFRMVGAHTDSPCLQVKPQPELNKSGCWQLGVAVYGGALLAPWFDRDLSLAGRVTFTHQGQLQSRLINIDRPIAVIPNLAIHLNREANKGWAINQQTELPPVVCCEDTEKPFDLRELLAKQLLTEHGLQEVELLDYELSFYDNQKGSIIGVNEDFISSARLDNLLSCYAGLEALLHSNEDQNCLLICTDHEEVGSCSACGADGPFLEQVLSRLMPDPMIRNRCIQNSLLISADNAHAQHPNYPQKHDEQHAPKINGGPVIKINTNQRYATNSETASFFRHLCNSNEIPVQTFVTRSDMGCGSTIGPITAGKIGIKTVDIGIPTWAMHSIRETAGAKDLFYLIRALRVFYKTATLF
- the cysG gene encoding siroheme synthase CysG, with product MDFLPLFHNLQGRKVLLVGGGNIALRKARLLLASGANLQVIAPTINNELISLIEQHHGSYTLHDYQTTDIKEHVLVVAATDDTAINQQVSSDAQTLNIPVNVVDNPILSTVIFPAIVDRSPIIVAVSSSGSSPVLTRLLRAKLETLLPSSYAKLAKLAEKFREKVKQHFSHSEQRRIFWEKVLQSPIAEQVLAGREQQAEQQLQQLLDNTKDQASQGEVYLIGAGPGDPDLLTFRALRLMQQADVVLYDRLVSPTIIDLCRRDADRIYVGKQRSNHSVPQEDINQLLVDLAKQGKRVVRLKGGDPFIFGRGGEEIETLADNNIPFQVVPGITAASGCAAYAGIPLTHRDYAQSVRFVTGHLKDNTIDLPWQELVAKEQTVVFYMGLVGLATICQQLINHGQSADAPIALVEQGTTEAQRVFTGTLATLPKQIADQQVHAPTLIIVGDVVKLRDKLAWFK
- the serS gene encoding serine--tRNA ligase — protein: MLDSKLVRTQPQEVAKRLATRGFTLDVEKIEALEEQRKTVQIKTEQLQADRNSRAKAIGQAKQRGEDIIPLLNEVDQLGTDLESSKRELEAIQAELDNILLNIPNLPDESVPVGADEDDNVEVRRWGTPRTFDFTIKDHVDLGAKYGWLDFEAAAKLSGARFAVLRGPIARLHRALAQFMINLHTSEHGYEEAYTPYLVQATALQGTGQLPKFEEDLFKLPREDAADLYMIPTAEVPLTNLVAGEILDAKQLPIKLVAHSPCFRSEAGASGKDTRGMIRQHQFDKVEMVRIVEPATSMQALEELTANAEKVLQLLELPYRVITLCTGDMGFGAVKTYDIEVWVPSQDKYREISSCSNCGDFQARRMLARYRNPETNKPELVHTLNGSGLAVGRTLVAVLENYQQADGSIVVPEVLRAYMGGIEVIN